DNA sequence from the Agromyces aureus genome:
CCGCCGGTGGAGTGCTTGTCGGAGGTCGGCTTGCCGAGTCCGCCGAAGTCCATGCGCTCGCCGGAGGCGATCATCGCCATGGTGAGGTCGCGGATCTCGCGACGGCTCATGCCGTTCAGGAAGATCGCCATCGTCATGGCCGACATCTGCTCGTCGGCCACGTAGCCGCGCGTGTACGCGTCGACGAGCCACCCGATCTCGGGCGTGTCGAGTTCGTGTCCGTCGCGCTTCGCCCGGATCAGGTCGACCGCGTCGAACGCCTCGATGCCGCTCATGCTCCTGCTCCCTTGTACTCGATGCCCTTGAATTCCGCGAGCTGCCTCGGTCCGAACGCGTCGGGCAGCACCTCGTCGATGGTCTTGATGCCCGAGACGGTCTCGAGCAGCATCCCCTCGGTCGAGTGCTCGTAGAGCAGCTGACGGCAGCGCCCGCACGGCATGAGCACGTTGCCGTGCCCGTCGACGCACGAGAATGCCACGAGACGCCCGCCGCCCGACATGATGAGTGCCGACACGAGCGAGCACTCGGCGCAGAGCGTCACGCCGTACGAGGCGTTCTCGACGTTGCAGCCGCTCACGATGCG
Encoded proteins:
- a CDS encoding cytidine deaminase, encoding MTATDAIDWTDLRERAREAMAKAYVPYSEFPVGAAAVVDDGRIVSGCNVENASYGVTLCAECSLVSALIMSGGGRLVAFSCVDGHGNVLMPCGRCRQLLYEHSTEGMLLETVSGIKTIDEVLPDAFGPRQLAEFKGIEYKGAGA